From the genome of Trypanosoma brucei brucei TREU927 chromosome 11 chr11_scaffold01 genomic scaffold, whole genome shotgun sequence:
attatttcACTTTGCTTTGGCACCATTCAAAGCAAATCCCATACACCTACACACTATAGATGCATATATTAGATGTTTTCATGGACTGCCCCGCCAGTATCTTCCATTTGTCCCTTCCAGAGGGATATAAGaaccatttttttgtttttttactttatatGCTCATGTATTGTGTTTCCACTATAATCCTCGCCACACCACTGTTCAGGAATAACCGATTTTGTGTACTGGCGATCCGTTACAACATTTTTTTCCCGTATCTTTTATATTCCGTCTTTTGCCGAAGCGATATTTGAAACCGCTGAGGAGACGAGGTGCCCCCCAAAACCGCTAGCGCGCTTACTTTATTCGGTTGGTACTCCTCGCACTGGGGCATTAAATCTCCTTGATTAAGTTGTGGTATTACGTGATTGTGGTCGCtacgcaagaaaaaaaaaacatttaccGTAGGGTGGGGGGTGGGGGATAAGGGGGCCAATTGTCTCTAGTGTAGATGAGCCaacaaaaggggaagaaacatCGCTCGGACTTTCTCGATGACGACTGTGGTCAGAGTGCATTGCAGCTCGCAGCACGTGGTAGTGCAATCATCGTGGAGTTGCTTCGCCTTTCGCAACACATACCACGGGAGTTTGTGCATCCAGAGGAGTCGGAATACGCGGCGATCATAAGTGACTTCTCCTACTTCAAGGCAACAGAGGCATTCGAGGAGAACATTTCTAAATCTGAGGTGCTACTTCAGAGGGATGAGGTCTTCGGCAATACCCATGTGGAGTTTCTTGACCGCTGCTTCAAGTTGTTTCGCGGTGTATTTGGTTACGTAGTGGAACTCAACCGATTCGTGGAGGAAATACTCGATGGTATGTACGTCTCACACACTATTGAGTCCATCTTGGCAGATATCGATGGCAAGCAAATTCTTTGTGAAATATATCACCTCTACGGAGTTATGCTACTACTGCTTGACCACAGATTTGGTGGGAAAATACGGGAGTATATTCTCGTTAGTTACATACGCTATAAGGGGACTAGTGAGCCGAACATGATGGATGTGACGAGTTTGTGCCGCACAACCGGGTACCGTTGCGACTCAGCAAATGGGCTACCGCCGAATTACCCATTATCATACTTCAATCGCGTTCCAGTTGACAAAAAGGTCGTTGGAACCATTATTGGTCGTATTCGATCCGATGACATTTATCAGATGTCGTACAACTTTCCGGTGCCCGAGCACCGTAGCGCTGCTTTGTCTTTACAAGGAGCTGTGTTGTacgtgcttctttttttcaaaccTGAGATACTCCAACATGAGGGGCCCGTTATGCGTGAAATTGTGGACAAACACTTCGCTGATAATTGGATCATTAATTACTACATGGGATTCACCGTGGACCTTATGGTGGCATGGCGTGAGTTCCCAGCCGCGAGGAATGCCATCAGTGGCACTGTGACTTTGGAAAACATTGGATATTATATGACGCGGCAACGGCAGAGCATGTCGAGCGTGTACGATTCAATCGAGGAGGTTCTCCGCCAAGGAGTTCTCACCGAGCAGTACGTGTTGGACAATATTCATTCCACATTGCTTCCACTCATTCGCGAGGCGAATGTTGTGCTGCGTTGGTTTGTgctacacacacaccgaCTTGATGGCCGCAATTTCTATCATGAGAAAAGTAGACAAATTTACGAAATGATTGCTGGGTGCGTAAGGGACGATGATATCATCATGTTGCTTCTGCGCACAGCTCAGCTAGAGTTTACTCTGCGAGCCATGTTTGCGAACCTGTTGAAGCAGAAAAGAGCCCGCTGGGAATCCTCCCGACAGGAGGGGGCAATGAAAATGGCCAAATTGTCCACTTTTTTCTCGGGAAAGCACGTTTTGAGTGATGACATGTGCGACCCGCAGCTGGAGGCGTGGTTTATGGAGATATCGCAAAGAATCGAGGGTTTGGAATATGCTAACAGTACCATTGCCAGCAGGAAGATTCAAAAACTGATAAAGGCTTTGGAAAATGTGCAAGAGTTTCATCAGGTTGATAGCAACTTACAGGTGATTCAATTTGTACAAGACACTCGTTTCCTTCTACTCCAAATGATACGTTACATCAATATTGAGAATAAAGTTCTTATTACCATTGCCACTGTTGGGGATGTCTCCTACGCCTGGGAGAGTATGGCATACTACAACAATTATGTAATTGCAATGCAGTTGAAGATTAAGCAGAAACCTGATCTTGCAGTGCAGATGCGCGCAGTTTTCATGAAACTGGCGTCGCTGCTCGAGCTGCCATGCAATCGGATCGATCAAGGAGCGCAGAATGATGCACGCCTTCTAGTAGCCCTTGAAAGCACCTCTGAGTATTACTCTGGGGAGTTGGTGGCCTTTGCTCGACGAGTTCTGCACATTATCCCTACTTCCATTTTCAGTATTCTCCGACAGGTTATGGACATTCTTACCAACCACCTACATGAGTGCCCAACGAAACTggcaaggaaagaaatgaagggGCAAAGTCAACTGAACGTGCGGAAAGCACTTTCGACTCACACAGCTGACATTGTGAAATACGCAAGCGGCATTTTGGCGATGGAAAGTACACTTGTCGGGATTATCCAGGTGGATCCTCATCAGCTTCTTGAAGATGGCATAAGGAAGGAACTTCTTCAACAAATAACGATGGAATTACACAACTCACTTCTCTTCGACGCGAAAAAACCGCCTTCGGCCGCCTCCTTTAATGAGGGGCTTGCTCGGCTCGCTCAAAAGTTGAACGGCATTCGCGCCTCCTTCGAGTACATTCAGGATTATGTAAATGTACACGGTCTTAGGATTTGGTTGGAAGAGTTCTCACGGATTGTGAACTTTAACGTGGAGATGGAGTGTAATGCGTTTTTACAAAAGAAGTTATATCCATGGGAATCACAGTATCAGTCGGAGAGTATTCCCATCCCTTACTTCGAGCCAACACCTGGTCGATCAACATACAGTTTTCTTGGAGGAATTTCGCAGCATCTCATTGCCATCACTGACCCCTCACACGCCCTTTTCCTCAAGTCATATGGGGCTTGGTTCGAACGCAACTCACTCGAGGAAGTTGTTGGCTCACGAACCTTTGCTAGCATAGGAGAAGCCATCGGTTCCATGGGGCTCGTTGCACTTGACAGGATGTTGTGTTTCATTATTGCGAAGAACCTACAACAATTGCTGAAGACCATTCGGGCCACTTTAGAGCCGTTGGAAGAAACGGTTATGAACCTGGCGGAGGAACTTTGTTCCAGTAGCCATGACCCTAGGAAGCTTATTGAAATTTACGAAAAACTGATGAAGTTGATCAATAGCAGTGGCGGTGAGGGTAGTGTCCCCCTGGAGACGAAGGAATACAACAATCGCGTTGTGATTAAGGACCACCTGGCCGAGGTGACAAAACTTATGGTGCTCGTTGGAAGGATCCAGATCATGCGTGTGATGATTGCGCACGAGCTCCGTTCGTTTTGTAAACTTAATAGCGGCTCGCTCTTTGCTGCCTTATCTACGGTTAATGAAGCTCTGCTGACAGACCTGCAGCATCACTATCATAGTCCCGATTCCCATCCGATGCCTGGTGAAATTATAAACGCTGTTTCGCCTTTTCTGGACTGTGCTGGTATAAGTGACGCTTTGACGAAAGTGTACGTTACATCCAAACCAATCCCATCGTTTGTGTTTTACCTGATTGCTCTCACATTACGAAACATACCGCGAATGCGTTACGATGATAAACTCGCCTCCATGGTGCCGTCAGAACTCAAGTACCTGCTGGATCCTGAGGCCCTCGTCATTGCTCTTGCTTTACTCCTGAAACAATTTCATTCAGATCAGCTGGTTCTGTTTTTGAACCACCTTTCCCGCGTGGTATGTGCTGTCGTCCGAAACTTTTACGAAGAttcgcagcaacaacaacaacagaaacaaaagcaaaagaagaaggataGTGGTCCACAACAAAGGCTGGATGATATCCTGCCCGAAGACGCCGAGAAAATAGTGCACGTAATTCACGGAGTGGCAGAAGCCACAGGGGCCCCCACCTTAGATCTTCACCGCATGTTTCCGGCCCCGCTCTCTGGAGATTTTCGGTTGCCCGTTACTAAAGGAAAAGGCTGACCACTTTTATTGCTTTCAGTGGCTCTTCTCGACAATAATCCACTTGCTCCTTGCGACTTTTTTTGTATGACCTGTCGGTTTGCTACATTactgttttttgcttttgctagTAGCTGTTGCCGTGTCTTCCCTCGGAGTTAACTTCTCTGCGATCCCTGAGAAATGAAAAGGCTTCACTGTTTGTGTGCTACAGTTGTATCGGCTGATACGGAGGAATGAATGAAATGGATTACATAAACTTGTTCTCTGTTGTTGCACTTCTACGTTTGTGAGAGGTTATGTGCTTCCGCAATAGGAAGTGCCGCCTCCCTGCTGCCGTTGGTCCTTGCGATAATTCACCGCAAACCTATCACCTGTGCTCCGCCCTCGTTTCGTCTATTCTTGTTTTTCGTGCGCAAACTTTCTCCAACGTGTTCCTGCACTTGCTTGGTCGTGGGTTCATTCTTTTGACGGTCTGTTGGAATCGCCCCAAATGGATGTGCGTCCAAAAGAGTTTAGGAGGGCGTTGAAGTAAGTACAAAGGGGAGGGAAGCAACCACCATCGTTAAATTTCGGcgagaatatatatatataagtggtcaaaggcaaagaaaaggaggcaaGTTGAGGTTATGAATGTCCTTGAAGATCTTGAAGCTCAGGTAGCAACAGCAAGACTTAGACTTCATGAGCTGGAGGAGCGGCTGCACGAAGAGCGGAACCGAGTCAACTCGTGTGGAGCTGATGTGCTCACCTCTAGTGGCCCTTCTTCCATTGACAATAGCGGAGGCTCTACTGCAGGAGAGACTCCGTCTTTCGTATCGTCGTCTGGTTCTTTGACGAAATCTGACGTTGAGAGGTTTTCCCGACAGATTGTGCTGGAAGATATAGGCGCTAAGGGAATGGATCGCATTCGGCGAGGACGTGTTTTACTGGTCGGTGCTGGTGGTTTGGGTAGTACAGCTGCTCTCTACCTTGTCGCTGCTGGTGTTGGTGAACTTTGCATTGTTGATTTTGACACTGTAGAGCACAGCAACCTTCATCGGCAGATAATACACAACACAATGCGTGTTGGTATGTCGAAAGCCGAGAGTGCGGTTCAGTCATGTTTAGCCCTCAACCCTCGAGCCAAGATTCGAGCCATCACGGCCCCCTTCACACCCGCAAACGCAGAAGAACTTGTGCGTGGTTGTGACGTTGTGGTGGATGGTTCTGACAATGTGGCGACACGTTACTTAATTAACGATGCAGCGGCGCGTTATCGTCGACCATTGGTGAGTGGCAGTGCGTTGCGATGGGAGGGGCAATTAAGTGTTTACTGCGGCGGCCTAAGCTGCCCCTGCTATCGTTGCCTCTTTCCAACGCCTCCACCAGCATCGGCTGTGGGAAGCTGTAATGACACTGGAGTGGTTGGCCCCGTGCCCGGTTGTATTGGGTGTTTGCAAGCCACAGAGGCTCTTAAGTTGTTGGCGGGTGCAGGTGATGTCCTCGAGGGTCGGCTGCTTTTGCTTGACGCCTTGCGGATGCAACTCCGCGTCGTTCGGTTGCGGGGGCGCCAGAAAGACTGCCCGGCTTGTGGGGAGGCTGCGAAACTTAACGTTGGCAAATCGCTTCAGCAACTTGCCGCGGAGCGACCAGAATATGTTATGCCATCGTGTGCCTCAGGAGCGCTGCGGAGCGCAAATATGTTGCCTGCTGAGGCCAACGTGGCTCCTTCTGTGTATTTTTCCGTGTTGCAGAAG
Proteins encoded in this window:
- a CDS encoding molybdopterin synthase sulphurylase protein, putative (similar to Molybdenum cofactor synthesis protein 3 (Molybdopterin synthasesulfurylase) (MPT synthase sulfurylase). (Swiss-Prot:O95396) (Homo sapiens)), translating into MNVLEDLEAQVATARLRLHELEERLHEERNRVNSCGADVLTSSGPSSIDNSGGSTAGETPSFVSSSGSLTKSDVERFSRQIVLEDIGAKGMDRIRRGRVLLVGAGGLGSTAALYLVAAGVGELCIVDFDTVEHSNLHRQIIHNTMRVGMSKAESAVQSCLALNPRAKIRAITAPFTPANAEELVRGCDVVVDGSDNVATRYLINDAAARYRRPLVSGSALRWEGQLSVYCGGLSCPCYRCLFPTPPPASAVGSCNDTGVVGPVPGCIGCLQATEALKLLAGAGDVLEGRLLLLDALRMQLRVVRLRGRQKDCPACGEAAKLNVGKSLQQLAAERPEYVMPSCASGALRSANMLPAEANVAPSVYFSVLQKLLRGERMSWMTLDVRPKEQYDMAHLPHSVSLPLKQLEMWKRDGVLQNEWEKFVNSVPCASRGPMDVYVICRRGISSVKAMQVLLPLQEWCPKSCGTDVDGKAAIHQNPGKRFRFINVDGGLNRYHREVDRNFPFY